A section of the Paenibacillus yonginensis genome encodes:
- the ptsP gene encoding phosphoenolpyruvate--protein phosphotransferase, producing MIQGIGAAAGVAIGRAFVLPAWEMDIQDRQLETIDLGREFDRLQEGIVTSKHEIEEIRNEIQQMVGKEESTIFDAHLAILEDPVFMSEIRGIIERQYKAAEVAVKEAIDHFVTMFDLLDDEYMKERALDIKDVGNRLLKHLLGTPEVTLPKNNEPYILVAHELSPSQLVHLNPSHVLGMVTMVGGKSSHSAIMARALGIPLVSGFENLLDSMIQTGDLLVLDGSSGALYINPASEIIERHTLVAEKQKRRKEQLQLLAAEDAVTLDGVHFHLASNISSYKEFELAVKHGAEGVGLFRTEFIYMDRIELPTEDEQYEIYRRVVEHAGLHPVVIRTLDIGGDKQLEYFPLPEEENPFLGYRAIRISLDRHDLFKTQLTAILRASAHGSVKIMYPMITSVEEIRSANRILAEAMSELDKRGIPYDKEIPVGIMIEVPAAAASAELLAEECDFFSIGTNDLVQYVLAVDRMNEKIAHLYRPFHPAVLRMLKMTVDAAQSHHIQVSVCGEMAGDERSLPIWSYLGVNHLSMSPQALLRVKHSILNVSAEEEADVGRSCFACRTATEIEELLSSRTHFEN from the coding sequence ATGATACAAGGAATCGGCGCTGCTGCGGGCGTAGCCATCGGCAGGGCTTTTGTGCTGCCTGCATGGGAAATGGATATTCAGGACCGGCAATTGGAAACGATTGATCTCGGCAGGGAGTTCGACCGGCTGCAGGAAGGCATTGTGACCTCCAAACATGAAATTGAAGAGATTCGCAACGAAATTCAGCAGATGGTGGGGAAAGAAGAGTCGACGATTTTTGATGCGCATCTGGCGATTCTGGAAGATCCGGTATTTATGAGCGAGATTCGCGGCATTATAGAGCGGCAGTACAAAGCGGCTGAAGTTGCCGTCAAGGAAGCCATCGACCATTTTGTAACCATGTTTGATCTGCTGGATGATGAATATATGAAAGAACGGGCTTTGGACATCAAAGATGTCGGCAATCGTCTGCTTAAGCATTTATTAGGGACGCCTGAAGTCACCCTGCCCAAAAATAATGAGCCTTACATATTGGTAGCGCATGAGCTTTCCCCTTCCCAGCTGGTGCATTTGAATCCCAGCCACGTGCTGGGTATGGTGACGATGGTCGGGGGGAAGTCCTCGCATTCGGCTATTATGGCAAGAGCGCTGGGAATCCCGCTTGTCTCCGGGTTTGAGAATCTGCTGGATTCCATGATCCAGACAGGCGACCTGCTTGTGCTGGATGGCAGCAGCGGGGCTTTATACATTAATCCGGCTTCGGAAATTATTGAGCGGCATACCCTGGTGGCCGAGAAGCAGAAGCGCAGGAAAGAGCAGCTCCAGCTTCTGGCTGCGGAGGACGCGGTTACGCTGGATGGCGTGCATTTTCATCTCGCCAGCAATATCAGCTCTTATAAAGAATTTGAACTGGCCGTCAAACACGGCGCCGAAGGCGTGGGATTGTTCAGGACGGAATTTATTTATATGGATCGGATAGAGCTGCCTACGGAAGATGAACAATATGAAATTTACCGCCGAGTTGTGGAGCATGCGGGCCTCCATCCTGTGGTGATAAGAACATTGGATATTGGCGGCGACAAGCAGCTGGAATATTTTCCGCTGCCTGAAGAGGAGAACCCTTTTCTCGGCTATCGTGCCATCCGGATCAGCCTTGACCGGCATGATCTGTTCAAGACGCAGCTAACCGCCATTCTGAGGGCCAGCGCTCACGGCAGCGTAAAAATTATGTACCCGATGATTACATCGGTGGAAGAAATCCGCAGCGCCAACCGTATTCTCGCGGAAGCCATGTCCGAGCTGGATAAGCGGGGCATTCCGTACGACAAAGAGATTCCTGTCGGAATCATGATTGAGGTGCCGGCGGCGGCGGCTTCTGCCGAACTGCTGGCTGAAGAATGCGATTTCTTCAGCATTGGCACCAACGACCTGGTGCAATATGTGCTGGCTGTGGACCGGATGAACGAGAAGATCGCCCATCTCTACCGGCCTTTCCATCCGGCAGTGCTGCGTATGCTGAAGATGACCGTCGATGCTGCGCAGTCCCATCATATCCAGGTCAGCGTCTGCGGCGAGATGGCCGGGGACGAACGGTCGCTCCCGATCTGGTCTTATCTGGGCGTCAACCACCTGAGCATGTCCCCGCAGGCATTGCTTCGCGTAAAACATTCGATTCTAAATGTATCGGCTGAAGAGGAAGCGGACGTGGGCCGCAGCTGCTTTGCTTGCCGAACGGCAACTGAAATCGAGGAGCTGCTGTCCTCGCGGACTCATTTTGAGAACTGA
- a CDS encoding CoA-binding protein produces MAFANPDREQIKAILEQADTIAVVGLSDKTDRTSYMVARAMQGRGYRIVPVNPSVQGEILGERCYASLKDIEQPIDIVNVFRRSEFTPDIAKEAVEVGATTLWLQQGIVNEQAAEIAAEAGLNVIMDRCIKVEDAVLKPERQNKK; encoded by the coding sequence ATGGCCTTTGCAAATCCGGATCGAGAGCAGATCAAAGCTATTTTGGAGCAGGCGGACACGATTGCGGTGGTCGGATTATCCGATAAGACGGACCGGACATCCTACATGGTGGCCCGGGCCATGCAGGGGCGGGGATACCGGATCGTACCGGTGAATCCTTCTGTGCAGGGAGAGATTTTGGGCGAGCGGTGTTACGCTTCGTTAAAGGACATCGAGCAGCCGATCGACATCGTGAACGTGTTCCGCCGCAGCGAATTTACGCCGGACATTGCCAAAGAAGCCGTCGAGGTAGGAGCAACCACCTTATGGCTTCAGCAGGGAATCGTCAATGAGCAGGCGGCGGAGATTGCCGCCGAAGCCGGCTTGAACGTGATCATGGACCGCTGCATCAAGGTCGAAGACGCCGTTTTGAAGCCGGAACGCCAGAACAAGAAATGA
- the aroA gene encoding 3-phosphoshikimate 1-carboxyvinyltransferase codes for MDIIVRPTPELKGEIQALSSKNYTTRYLLAAALAEGTSVVRYPAHSQDSDAMRRCIADLGAALEETDDQIVITGFGGKLSPVKELNVGNAGAVLRFLMAIAALSPEITFVNTYPDSLGKRPHDDLITALEQMGVQVEHQNGRLPITIRGGKPKGGSITVSGEVSSQYLSALLFLTPLLEEDSEITVTGDLKSKVVVGQTLEVLEQAGIQVEAAPDYTLFKVPGKQKYQARTYVVQGDYPGSAAILAAAAVTRSDVTVHRLEERSKQGERAVVDVLQMMNTPLRHENGSVRVQGNHQLRAVEFDGDAATDAVLAMVAAAVFAEGTSRFYNVENLRYKECDRITDFVTELRKAGADVEEKRDEIIVHGKPFGVEGGATIDAHYDHRVIMALTVVGLRARNPIVIKDAHHVAKSYPQFFDHIAALGGSVEWVKE; via the coding sequence ATGGATATTATCGTAAGGCCAACCCCGGAGCTTAAAGGGGAAATACAGGCGCTCTCATCCAAAAATTATACGACCAGATACCTGCTGGCGGCAGCGCTGGCGGAAGGGACAAGCGTGGTCCGTTATCCGGCGCACAGTCAGGACAGCGACGCGATGCGGCGCTGTATTGCTGATTTGGGGGCCGCTTTGGAGGAGACCGACGATCAAATCGTCATCACCGGCTTTGGCGGCAAGCTGAGCCCGGTGAAGGAGCTGAACGTCGGCAACGCGGGAGCCGTGCTTCGTTTTCTGATGGCCATCGCCGCCTTATCGCCAGAAATCACGTTTGTGAACACTTATCCAGACTCCCTCGGCAAACGTCCGCATGACGATCTGATCACAGCGCTGGAGCAGATGGGAGTCCAGGTCGAACATCAAAACGGGCGCCTGCCGATCACGATTCGCGGGGGCAAACCTAAAGGCGGGAGCATCACCGTTTCCGGCGAAGTCAGCTCCCAGTATCTCAGCGCGCTGCTGTTCCTGACGCCGCTGCTTGAGGAAGACAGCGAAATTACGGTAACCGGCGATCTGAAATCGAAGGTTGTCGTCGGTCAAACGCTGGAGGTGCTGGAGCAGGCGGGCATTCAGGTGGAAGCCGCACCGGATTACACCTTGTTTAAAGTTCCGGGCAAGCAGAAGTACCAGGCCCGTACCTACGTGGTCCAAGGGGATTATCCGGGTTCGGCGGCCATTCTGGCTGCGGCTGCGGTTACCCGTTCCGACGTGACGGTTCATCGTCTGGAGGAACGCAGCAAGCAGGGCGAACGGGCTGTCGTAGACGTGCTGCAGATGATGAACACGCCGCTGCGCCACGAAAACGGCAGCGTTCGCGTACAAGGCAACCATCAGCTGCGAGCCGTTGAATTTGACGGGGACGCGGCTACGGATGCGGTACTGGCCATGGTGGCGGCAGCCGTATTTGCGGAAGGCACCTCACGTTTTTACAATGTGGAGAATCTTCGCTACAAGGAATGCGACCGGATCACCGATTTCGTCACGGAGCTGAGAAAAGCTGGGGCCGACGTGGAAGAGAAGCGGGACGAAATCATCGTTCACGGCAAGCCGTTTGGCGTGGAAGGCGGGGCGACGATTGACGCTCACTATGATCACAGGGTGATTATGGCCTTAACGGTTGTCGGCCTCCGCGCCCGCAACCCGATTGTGATCAAGGACGCCCATCATGTGGCGAAGTCTTATCCGCAATTTTTTGATCATATTGCCGCGCTTGGCGGGTCCGTGGAATGGGTAAAAGAATAA
- a CDS encoding shikimate kinase, with product MLTAEGRCVILPEQENWILIGMMGTGKSTVAELLAHKTGKRLVDLDAEIVKAAGCPIPEIFERQGEAVFRELESVVLARLLEDKPLILATGGGAVLNPDNCRLMLDKGWVVALKADADTILKRVGEDSNRPLLAGGAKERILRLLEERKKAYDFAHCTVDTSALEPEQVAAHILMLQRV from the coding sequence ATGTTAACAGCAGAAGGTAGGTGCGTCATATTGCCGGAGCAGGAGAATTGGATTCTTATCGGTATGATGGGAACCGGCAAATCTACGGTGGCGGAGCTGCTTGCGCATAAGACCGGCAAAAGGCTGGTCGATCTCGACGCGGAAATCGTCAAAGCTGCAGGCTGCCCGATTCCCGAAATTTTTGAACGGCAGGGAGAAGCCGTATTCCGTGAACTGGAGTCCGTCGTGCTTGCCCGTCTATTGGAGGACAAACCGCTCATCCTCGCCACAGGCGGAGGAGCGGTGCTGAACCCGGACAACTGCAGGCTGATGCTTGACAAAGGCTGGGTGGTGGCGCTCAAGGCTGACGCCGACACGATCTTGAAGCGGGTAGGCGAGGACAGCAATCGTCCGCTGCTGGCCGGTGGAGCCAAGGAGAGAATTCTCCGCTTGCTGGAGGAACGCAAGAAGGCGTACGACTTTGCCCACTGCACAGTCGATACATCCGCTTTGGAGCCTGAACAAGTGGCGGCTCACATTTTAATGCTTCAACGCGTTTAA
- the gndA gene encoding NADP-dependent phosphogluconate dehydrogenase has product MSKQQIGVVGLAVMGKNLALNIESKGFTVSVFNRSPQKTHDLLEEAKGKNLVGTFSIEEFVASLETPRKILIMVQAGPATDATIEQLVPHLDQGDIIIDGGNAFFPDTQRRSKELEAKGLRFIGTGVSGGEEGALHGPAIMPGGQESAYKLVEPILTAISAKVNGDPCCTYIGPDGAGHYVKMVHNGIEYGDMQLIGEAYHLLKDVLGLDAKELHETFSEWNKGELDSYLIEITADIFSKYDEETGKPMVDVILDAAGQKGTGKWTSQSALDLGVPLSMITESVFSRFLSAMKEERVAASKILSGPAAKSFDGDKAEFIENVRKALFASKIVSYAQGFAQMRSASDEYGWDLKYGNIAMIFRGGCIIRSQFLQNIKDAYDRDPQLKNLLLDSYFKNVVESYQEAWRKVVGTAVSYGIPVPGFSSALSYYDSYRTERLPANLLQAQRDYFGAHTFKRVDKEGVFHHQWF; this is encoded by the coding sequence ATGTCTAAACAGCAAATTGGCGTTGTCGGACTAGCCGTAATGGGTAAAAACCTTGCGCTCAATATCGAAAGCAAAGGGTTCACCGTGTCGGTATTTAACCGTTCCCCGCAGAAGACACACGACCTGCTCGAAGAAGCCAAAGGCAAAAACCTGGTCGGCACTTTCTCGATTGAAGAGTTTGTTGCATCCCTGGAAACTCCGCGTAAAATTCTGATTATGGTACAAGCTGGTCCGGCTACGGATGCTACGATTGAACAGCTTGTTCCGCATCTGGATCAAGGCGATATTATCATAGACGGCGGCAACGCCTTTTTCCCGGATACCCAGCGCCGCAGCAAAGAGCTGGAAGCCAAAGGCCTTCGCTTTATCGGAACCGGCGTATCCGGCGGCGAAGAAGGCGCGCTGCACGGCCCTGCCATCATGCCTGGCGGCCAGGAAAGCGCCTATAAGCTGGTCGAGCCGATCCTGACGGCGATTTCTGCGAAAGTAAACGGCGATCCATGCTGCACCTATATCGGTCCTGATGGTGCCGGCCATTACGTAAAAATGGTACACAACGGCATCGAGTACGGCGACATGCAGCTGATCGGTGAAGCTTATCACCTGCTCAAGGACGTGCTTGGCCTGGACGCCAAGGAACTGCACGAAACGTTCTCCGAATGGAACAAAGGTGAACTCGACAGCTATCTGATCGAAATCACTGCGGATATCTTCTCCAAATATGATGAAGAAACCGGCAAACCGATGGTGGACGTTATTCTGGACGCCGCCGGACAGAAAGGCACCGGCAAATGGACAAGCCAAAGCGCTTTGGACCTGGGCGTGCCTCTGTCCATGATTACCGAGTCCGTGTTCTCCCGTTTCTTGTCTGCGATGAAGGAGGAACGTGTTGCCGCCAGCAAAATTCTGAGCGGACCAGCTGCGAAATCCTTCGACGGTGACAAAGCCGAATTTATCGAGAACGTGCGCAAAGCCTTGTTTGCAAGTAAAATCGTCTCCTATGCCCAAGGTTTCGCCCAAATGCGCAGCGCTTCCGACGAATACGGCTGGGATCTGAAATACGGCAACATCGCAATGATCTTCCGCGGCGGCTGCATCATCCGTTCGCAGTTCCTGCAGAACATCAAAGACGCTTACGACCGTGACCCGCAGCTCAAGAACCTGCTGCTTGACTCCTATTTCAAGAACGTCGTGGAAAGTTATCAGGAGGCTTGGCGCAAAGTAGTCGGCACAGCAGTTTCCTACGGTATTCCTGTACCTGGCTTCTCCAGCGCTTTGTCCTATTATGACAGCTACCGTACGGAACGTCTGCCAGCCAACCTGCTGCAGGCGCAGCGCGACTATTTTGGCGCGCATACGTTCAAGAGAGTAGACAAGGAAGGCGTCTTCCACCATCAGTGGTTCTGA
- a CDS encoding DUF1054 domain-containing protein, producing MSIAGFTTQDFDTMAIPGLEPRMEGLIAHVRPKLEEIGTEIQPFLSALTGDEMFPHVAKHARRTINPPNDTWVAWSSSKRGYKALPHFQVGLFSTHLFIVMAVIYESPNKEIIGRYLEQHASEVQKKLPGDYYWSMDHMTPGGKRNSEITAQELAEMGRKLLKVKKSEILCGLSLPRTSDQLQDGEGLAELIRSTFETLLPLYKISF from the coding sequence ATGTCAATAGCAGGTTTTACGACGCAGGATTTTGATACCATGGCCATTCCCGGGCTGGAGCCCCGCATGGAAGGTTTAATTGCCCATGTACGTCCCAAGCTGGAAGAGATCGGAACCGAGATTCAGCCGTTTCTGTCCGCGCTGACCGGAGACGAAATGTTCCCGCATGTCGCCAAACACGCACGAAGAACCATTAATCCGCCCAACGATACCTGGGTCGCCTGGAGCAGCAGCAAACGCGGCTACAAAGCGCTGCCGCATTTTCAGGTCGGCCTGTTCTCCACCCATTTGTTCATCGTGATGGCCGTCATCTATGAAAGCCCCAACAAAGAGATTATCGGCCGGTATCTGGAGCAGCACGCTTCCGAGGTGCAAAAGAAGCTTCCCGGCGACTACTATTGGTCGATGGATCATATGACGCCAGGCGGGAAACGGAACAGCGAAATCACCGCACAGGAGCTGGCCGAGATGGGCCGCAAGCTGCTGAAGGTGAAGAAATCAGAAATATTGTGTGGCCTCAGCCTGCCGCGCACTTCCGACCAGCTGCAGGATGGCGAAGGCCTTGCCGAGCTCATCCGCAGCACCTTTGAAACGCTTCTGCCGCTGTATAAAATCTCCTTTTGA
- a CDS encoding MFS transporter, translating into MKMKVKGFEKKVLTPTFICLWLIMFLIEVVKSALLVTILPVYMGSVLGLSAFAIGVSLSLQYIGDNFFRSPAGWLVERVGFRLTMLAGLILSLGAVALIAWGERSLIIGLGCTLLGVGTAPLWPCVLMGITEMTEGKQNFGTAMGIIQMSTLGGTGVGPVVINLFIHRSYEGVFWILLGCLTLALLLAFLLPGIRQERQRKQAGLPAETTPLKPQSKPVLEAALNKTAETLPEAAGRPSSASPVLMAGGLRKLGANLKRTFTEIRMNLQVSRLLYPALFLQSFAIGVLTPVITLYIRTVLLLSPAMFSILLVTGGAVTVLGLIPVGKLADKYGTRIFLNTGFLLAFLSVLGLALFREMTMIWILVVCIGASYAFILPTWDTMIAKQLPEGEKGTVWGFFLTIQGCGMVIGPVISGKLWDLFGPSAPFLVSAGSMGTLLLIHLWISRPGRRTRQGPAIRQKTAGRPLNDRSGSKARLR; encoded by the coding sequence ATGAAAATGAAGGTCAAAGGTTTTGAGAAAAAAGTTCTGACACCGACATTCATTTGTTTATGGCTGATTATGTTCCTGATCGAAGTGGTTAAAAGCGCTCTTCTGGTCACAATTTTGCCGGTTTATATGGGAAGCGTGCTGGGGCTTTCGGCTTTCGCGATCGGCGTTTCCCTTTCTCTGCAGTATATAGGAGATAATTTCTTCCGCAGTCCAGCCGGCTGGCTGGTTGAGCGGGTGGGATTCCGGCTTACGATGCTGGCCGGTCTGATCCTGTCTTTGGGCGCTGTTGCACTGATTGCCTGGGGAGAGCGGTCTTTGATCATCGGCCTGGGCTGCACACTGCTGGGTGTGGGGACGGCTCCTTTATGGCCGTGCGTGCTGATGGGCATTACTGAAATGACTGAGGGCAAACAAAACTTCGGCACAGCGATGGGCATTATTCAAATGTCTACGCTGGGCGGCACCGGCGTCGGTCCTGTCGTCATCAACCTGTTTATCCACAGATCCTATGAAGGTGTGTTCTGGATTCTGCTCGGCTGCCTTACGCTTGCCCTGCTGCTGGCCTTTCTGCTGCCGGGAATCCGTCAGGAGCGGCAGAGAAAACAGGCGGGATTGCCGGCAGAGACGACGCCGCTCAAGCCCCAATCAAAGCCGGTTCTCGAAGCGGCCCTGAACAAGACGGCCGAAACGCTGCCTGAAGCCGCCGGCCGGCCTTCTTCGGCATCGCCCGTCTTAATGGCCGGAGGGCTGCGGAAGCTGGGGGCTAATTTAAAGCGGACGTTCACGGAGATCCGGATGAACCTGCAGGTCAGCCGGCTCCTGTACCCTGCTTTATTCCTGCAGTCTTTTGCGATCGGTGTGTTAACCCCCGTCATTACGCTTTATATTCGCACGGTGCTTCTGTTGTCCCCTGCGATGTTCAGCATTCTGCTTGTAACCGGAGGCGCAGTGACGGTGCTGGGACTGATTCCGGTCGGCAAACTTGCGGATAAATACGGGACCCGGATATTCCTGAACACCGGGTTTCTGCTGGCTTTCCTGTCTGTATTGGGGTTGGCCTTGTTCCGGGAGATGACTATGATCTGGATTCTTGTGGTCTGCATAGGAGCCAGCTATGCATTTATCCTGCCGACCTGGGATACGATGATCGCCAAGCAGCTTCCGGAAGGCGAGAAAGGGACCGTGTGGGGCTTTTTCCTGACGATTCAGGGCTGCGGCATGGTGATTGGCCCGGTCATTTCCGGCAAGCTGTGGGATCTCTTTGGCCCGTCTGCACCGTTTCTGGTCAGTGCAGGCTCGATGGGCACGCTGCTGCTTATTCATCTCTGGATTTCCAGACCCGGCCGCAGAACCCGCCAAGGGCCCGCCATCCGTCAGAAGACGGCCGGCAGGCCCTTGAACGACAGAAGCGGGTCCAAAGCCCGACTTCGTTAA
- a CDS encoding aminotransferase class I/II-fold pyridoxal phosphate-dependent enzyme — MDHNRTPLFTALKAHAAGNPVQFHIPGHKKGLGMDEEFREFIGDNALSIDLINIAPLDDLHQPTGVIEEAQKLAADAFGATHTFFSVQGTSGAIMTMIMSVCSPGDKIIVPRNIHKSIMSAIIFAGAKPVFVSPAQDHNLGIDHGITTSSVARALKRHPDAKAVVVINPTYFGVVAHLEEIVELAHSHNIPVLVDEAHGVHIHFHEDLPVSAMQAGADMAATSVHKLGGSMTQSSVLNINAKNGLINPQRVQTIISMLTTTSTSYPLLASLDAARRNLALNGHDLLTEAIKLADYLRDEVNKIEGLYSFGKEILGSEAAYDMDPTKVTIHVRHLGITGYETENWLREHYNIEVELSDMYNILCLVTAGDSRETIDTLLRALRDLSEAYHQKGEVKELIVKTPEIPQLSLIPRNAFYADTEVVPFKESAGRIIAEFIYVYPPGIPILLPGEVITQENIDYIVDHVEVGLPVKGPEDRYINNVKVIIEADPIF; from the coding sequence ATGGATCACAACCGCACGCCGCTCTTCACCGCATTGAAAGCCCATGCGGCCGGCAATCCCGTACAATTTCACATTCCGGGACATAAAAAAGGACTCGGAATGGACGAAGAATTCCGTGAATTTATCGGCGATAACGCCTTGTCCATCGACTTGATCAACATCGCTCCCCTGGATGACCTTCATCAGCCTACGGGTGTAATTGAAGAAGCTCAAAAACTTGCCGCCGATGCGTTCGGCGCTACGCATACTTTTTTCTCCGTACAGGGGACAAGCGGTGCGATTATGACGATGATTATGTCTGTTTGTTCTCCCGGAGACAAAATCATTGTGCCGCGGAACATCCATAAATCCATTATGTCCGCTATTATTTTTGCAGGGGCCAAGCCGGTGTTTGTCTCCCCTGCCCAAGACCACAATCTGGGCATTGACCACGGCATTACGACTTCCTCTGTCGCCCGTGCGCTCAAACGCCATCCGGACGCCAAAGCGGTTGTAGTTATCAATCCTACCTACTTTGGAGTGGTAGCCCATCTGGAAGAAATCGTAGAGCTGGCTCACAGCCACAACATTCCGGTGCTTGTGGATGAAGCGCACGGCGTACACATCCATTTCCACGAGGATTTGCCGGTATCAGCGATGCAGGCCGGCGCGGATATGGCCGCCACCAGCGTACACAAGCTCGGGGGCTCCATGACCCAAAGTTCCGTGCTGAATATCAATGCCAAGAACGGACTGATTAACCCGCAGCGGGTTCAAACGATCATCAGCATGCTGACGACGACCTCTACGTCATATCCTTTGCTCGCTTCCCTGGATGCGGCACGGCGCAATTTGGCTCTAAACGGCCATGATTTGCTGACGGAAGCGATTAAGCTTGCCGATTATCTGCGGGACGAAGTGAACAAAATCGAAGGTCTTTATTCGTTTGGCAAGGAAATTCTGGGCAGCGAAGCCGCTTATGACATGGATCCGACCAAGGTGACCATCCATGTCCGCCACCTCGGCATTACCGGCTACGAAACGGAGAACTGGCTCCGCGAGCATTACAATATCGAAGTCGAGCTTTCGGATATGTACAACATTTTGTGCCTGGTCACAGCCGGGGACTCGCGCGAAACGATCGATACCCTGCTTCGTGCGCTGCGTGATTTGTCTGAGGCCTATCATCAGAAAGGCGAAGTCAAAGAGCTTATCGTGAAGACGCCGGAAATTCCGCAGCTGTCCCTCATTCCGCGCAACGCTTTCTATGCCGATACGGAAGTGGTGCCGTTTAAGGAATCCGCAGGCCGGATTATCGCCGAGTTTATTTACGTCTACCCGCCGGGCATTCCGATTCTGCTGCCAGGGGAAGTCATTACCCAGGAGAACATCGATTATATCGTGGATCACGTCGAGGTCGGACTGCCGGTGAAAGGACCGGAGGATCGTTACATTAACAATGTCAAAGTCATTATTGAAGCCGATCCGATCTTCTAA
- a CDS encoding DUF1292 domain-containing protein translates to MSDHNHVHGENCDHDHDHEHEEFVLTLTDEEGNDVEMVLVETFDVADNVYALLLERNNPEADGIILRLEEQDEEMVLTNIEDEEEWARVEEAYNELVSAQDEG, encoded by the coding sequence ATGAGCGATCACAATCATGTACACGGCGAGAACTGCGATCATGATCACGACCACGAGCATGAAGAGTTCGTGTTAACTTTGACTGACGAAGAGGGCAACGACGTTGAAATGGTGTTGGTTGAAACCTTTGACGTAGCCGACAATGTTTACGCCTTGCTGCTTGAGCGCAACAACCCTGAAGCCGACGGCATTATTCTGCGTCTTGAAGAGCAAGATGAAGAAATGGTGTTGACCAACATCGAAGACGAAGAAGAATGGGCCCGTGTTGAAGAAGCTTACAACGAGCTTGTATCTGCACAGGACGAAGGATAA
- a CDS encoding copper amine oxidase has translation MGWKRTAAFLLLFSLASSTLLYADGTSQKIKVLFNSRELSDGAYIIDGKTYVPIRELGGMVNYNDDSKTVKFNKPNVHIFLFKGDTPFGNVNVGKLKFNVFCQIDSLTADISSVKVAITAPDGSVKSIQSQEIGKDQKDNFWFRTADFTYEFNSAGKYSVGFYMKGTGDDDYTLISQKVITAIGS, from the coding sequence ATGGGTTGGAAAAGAACGGCGGCTTTTTTGCTTTTGTTTTCCCTGGCGAGCAGCACGCTTTTGTATGCGGACGGCACCTCGCAGAAGATCAAGGTTCTGTTTAACAGCCGTGAACTGTCCGACGGGGCTTACATCATTGACGGCAAAACCTATGTGCCTATCCGCGAACTTGGCGGAATGGTGAACTACAATGACGATTCCAAAACGGTTAAATTCAACAAACCGAATGTGCATATTTTTCTATTTAAAGGGGATACCCCTTTCGGCAACGTCAATGTCGGGAAATTGAAGTTTAATGTCTTCTGCCAGATCGACAGCTTGACCGCCGACATCAGTTCGGTGAAGGTGGCAATTACAGCGCCGGACGGCTCGGTTAAATCCATTCAGTCCCAGGAGATCGGCAAAGACCAGAAAGATAACTTCTGGTTCCGCACAGCGGATTTTACTTACGAGTTTAACTCTGCGGGGAAATATTCGGTCGGCTTTTATATGAAAGGAACCGGGGACGACGACTATACCCTGATCTCCCAAAAGGTCATAACAGCCATAGGCAGTTAA